One window of Dysidea avara chromosome 11, odDysAvar1.4, whole genome shotgun sequence genomic DNA carries:
- the LOC136237657 gene encoding uncharacterized protein, giving the protein MANTMVQVATLCCIAFGILYFYTWLFDHSGHDDQLLVQIYNITHCPTYWLQLAMCQCEHLLKVIQSKIDKDGDIVKVMFDQLKKMFANVFNPLHWEQTSDMKTHYSDLTDQINQIDPTALTANIHKVLSHLYYYLQGIVIGTLQHVLAACPAIKRMLKSIHRSFPKVTVKDTTGGRKQHSKAKNKGPNKKSKTTFKLFRSQPQPQEDDIELDDADYKNNSVDDYTGCFLDVNQLEKDSKFPSEIARGRFVAVCSGY; this is encoded by the exons atggcgaacacgatggtgcaagttgcaactctgtgcTGCATTGCATTTGGAA TACTATACTTTTACACGTGGTTATTTGACCACAGTGGTCATGATGATCAGCTACTGGTACAGATCTATAATATTACTCATTGTCCTACTTACTGGCTACAGCTGGCAATGTGTCAGTGTGAACACTTGTTGAAAGTTATCCAGAGTAAAATTGATAAG GATGGTGACATTGTTAAGGTGATGTTTGATCAGCTAAAGAAAATGTTTGCAAATGTGTTTAATCCATTACA CTGGGAACAAACAAGTGACATGAAGACACACTACAGTGATTTAACTGATCAGATTAATCAAATTGATCCCACAGCTCTTACAGCTAATATTCACAAA GTGTTGAGTCACCTATACTACTATCTACAAGGAATTGTAATAGGAACACTTCAACATGTGTTAGCAGCATGTCCAGCTATCAAG AGAATGTTAAAAAGCATACACAGGTCATTTCCTAAGGTAACAGTGAAAGATACTACTGGTGGAAGAAAACAGCATAGTAAAGCTAAGAACAAAGGGCCAAATAAA AAAAGCAAAACTACATTTAAGTTGTTCCGCAGCCAACCACAACCACAAGAAGATGATATTGAACTTGATGATGCtgattataaaaataattctgtTGATGACTACACTGGCTGTT TTCTTGATGtgaatcagctagaaaaagacAGCAAGTTTCCTTCAGAGATTGCAAGAGGCCGTTTTGTTGCAG TATGTAGTGGATACTAG